One window of the Desulfovibrio litoralis DSM 11393 genome contains the following:
- a CDS encoding 3'-5' exoribonuclease YhaM family protein produces the protein MPLTTEKKYINEIKANEDIFSIFLLSKAEQAQAKNGMYWRIELKDATGSIEGKIWSPLSSAFSELPVGQIVEIKAKSTTYRDKIDLNIEALAFLSEEETAQINLADFIESSTQDPELMLTELKELCKTYCYHKPLKKFLLLILKDEEITRLLKTAPAAKSMHHAFAGGLLEHTLSVTKLCLKISEQYPQLDKQILLAGAICHDLGKMWEMSGGLSNEYTDEGLLIGHIQIIIEKLEPFLKKSGLETALALHLKHLILSHHGYYEFGAPKLPQTAEALILHYADNIDAKMDQVKTALNTIPETETGWSKYLKSLERSVYKAEQTPQALRQNLETQTNLLEQNQEKNLQCALPFNFENYN, from the coding sequence ATGCCTCTTACAACTGAAAAAAAATATATTAATGAAATCAAAGCAAATGAAGATATTTTCAGTATATTCTTGCTTTCTAAAGCAGAACAGGCACAAGCCAAAAACGGCATGTATTGGCGTATAGAGTTAAAAGATGCAACAGGTAGTATCGAAGGGAAAATATGGAGTCCGCTCAGTTCAGCGTTTAGCGAGTTGCCTGTTGGACAAATCGTTGAAATAAAAGCAAAATCGACTACTTACAGAGATAAGATCGACTTAAATATTGAAGCTTTGGCTTTTTTATCCGAAGAGGAAACAGCTCAAATAAATTTAGCTGACTTTATCGAAAGTTCGACTCAAGATCCTGAACTAATGTTGACAGAGCTAAAAGAATTATGCAAAACTTATTGTTATCATAAACCTTTAAAAAAATTCCTGCTTTTAATTTTAAAAGACGAAGAAATTACACGGCTTTTAAAAACAGCCCCGGCAGCCAAAAGTATGCACCACGCTTTTGCCGGAGGATTACTTGAACATACCTTGTCTGTTACTAAATTATGTTTAAAAATCAGCGAACAATATCCTCAACTTGATAAGCAAATTTTGTTGGCGGGGGCTATTTGCCACGATCTTGGGAAAATGTGGGAAATGAGCGGTGGGTTAAGCAATGAGTATACCGACGAAGGCTTATTAATAGGGCATATTCAGATTATTATAGAAAAACTTGAACCATTTCTAAAAAAATCTGGTCTGGAAACAGCCTTGGCATTACATTTAAAACACTTAATTTTAAGCCACCACGGTTATTACGAATTTGGTGCTCCAAAATTGCCGCAAACAGCCGAAGCCTTGATTTTGCATTATGCCGATAATATTGATGCAAAAATGGATCAAGTAAAAACCGCATTAAATACTATTCCCGAAACAGAGACGGGTTGGAGCAAATATTTAAAGAGTTTGGAGCGTTCGGTTTATAAAGCCGAACAAACTCCGCAAGCTCTAAGACAAAATTTGGAAACTCAGACCAACCTTCTTGAGCAAAATCAAGAAAAAAACCTGCAATGTGCCTTGCCTTTTAATTTTGAAAATTATAATTAA
- the fliO gene encoding flagellar biosynthetic protein FliO: protein MTNLFKYNLSCFLCATFLSVLFSSPVLAENIYLTQAQPNYIEPSNLKQNYSQNQVGSNTTYSSQQNGEYNQNNAYSQPASQAQNIQPQVQAQTQAQIKTKTQDPSNNATDLTFTWGAYLKGIGAVFFLLTVLLLCLWFVKRYGVGKFKAYKNKASNLELIESISVGPKKNIVLLRAKEQMFLIGLSDTNINMLGEVYGDLDETPKQNTSKKKQTANNLEI, encoded by the coding sequence ATGACAAACCTGTTTAAATATAATCTTAGTTGTTTTTTGTGTGCGACGTTTTTATCCGTGCTTTTTTCTTCGCCCGTGCTTGCGGAAAATATTTATTTAACCCAAGCCCAACCTAATTATATTGAACCAAGCAATTTGAAACAAAATTATTCCCAAAATCAAGTTGGCTCGAATACAACTTATTCCTCTCAACAAAATGGGGAATATAACCAAAATAACGCTTATTCTCAACCGGCCTCTCAAGCCCAGAATATTCAACCTCAAGTTCAAGCTCAAACCCAAGCTCAGATTAAAACAAAAACCCAAGACCCAAGCAATAACGCCACTGACTTAACTTTTACATGGGGTGCTTATTTAAAGGGAATAGGGGCTGTTTTTTTTCTTTTAACGGTTCTTTTGCTTTGTCTTTGGTTTGTTAAAAGATACGGAGTAGGCAAGTTTAAGGCTTACAAAAATAAAGCAAGCAACCTTGAACTAATTGAAAGTATTAGCGTTGGTCCAAAAAAGAATATTGTTTTGCTTCGTGCAAAAGAACAGATGTTTTTAATTGGACTTAGTGATACAAATATCAACATGCTTGGTGAAGTTTATGGCGATCTTGATGAAACTCCAAAACAAAATACAAGTAAGAAAAAGCAAACCGCAAATAATCTTGAGATATAA
- the fliN gene encoding flagellar motor switch protein FliN, which yields MAENEELDPFALAAEADAKAGENSEEENDKLAAEWAAALATDEQEVIKEEKVKQNLAASASDAVFKDLTEEARSPKAESGRRELDFILDIPLDVSAELGRTRLLINELLQLGQGSVVELNKLAGEPLEIYVNSKLVARGEAVVINEKFGVRLTDIISPMERVKQLG from the coding sequence ATGGCAGAAAATGAAGAATTAGATCCTTTTGCCCTCGCTGCAGAAGCAGACGCCAAAGCCGGAGAAAATAGCGAAGAAGAAAATGACAAATTAGCGGCCGAATGGGCGGCGGCTCTGGCAACCGACGAGCAGGAAGTCATTAAAGAAGAAAAGGTAAAACAAAACTTAGCCGCATCAGCTTCTGATGCCGTTTTTAAAGACTTAACCGAAGAAGCGCGTTCCCCTAAAGCCGAAAGCGGCAGGCGTGAGTTAGATTTTATCTTGGATATTCCGCTTGATGTTTCTGCTGAACTTGGGCGTACTCGTTTATTAATCAATGAACTTTTACAACTTGGTCAAGGTTCTGTGGTTGAGCTAAATAAACTTGCAGGTGAACCTTTGGAAATATATGTTAACAGCAAATTGGTCGCCAGAGGCGAAGCCGTTGTTATTAACGAAAAGTTTGGCGTTCGCCTAACCGATATTATCAGCCCTATGGAAAGAGTAAAGCAACTTGGATAA
- the fliP gene encoding flagellar type III secretion system pore protein FliP (The bacterial flagellar biogenesis protein FliP forms a type III secretion system (T3SS)-type pore required for flagellar assembly.) produces the protein MLKLFMAGDATEPEKVSMSLEILFALTVLSLAPAIVMTVTSFTRIIIVFHFVRQALGTQTLPPNQVLASLAIFMTFVIMLPVGKRINNEALQPYLEERLSFAEALPKAEAPLRDFMFKQTREDDLAVFYAISKMENPKNKNEVPTLMLAAAFVISELKTGFTIGFLIYIPFLILDMVVSSVLLAMGMMMLPPMMVSMPFKLLLFVMVDGWNLLVGSLVNSFIL, from the coding sequence ATGCTAAAGCTTTTTATGGCGGGTGATGCTACAGAACCTGAAAAGGTTTCCATGTCTTTGGAAATTTTGTTTGCTTTAACTGTATTGTCGCTTGCTCCTGCGATTGTTATGACGGTTACTAGTTTTACACGCATAATTATCGTATTTCACTTTGTTCGCCAAGCTCTTGGAACGCAAACACTTCCACCAAACCAAGTTTTAGCCAGTCTTGCGATTTTTATGACTTTCGTGATTATGTTGCCGGTTGGCAAAAGAATAAACAACGAAGCTCTTCAGCCATATCTTGAAGAGCGACTCAGCTTTGCCGAGGCCCTTCCAAAAGCCGAAGCTCCGCTTAGAGATTTTATGTTTAAACAGACTCGCGAAGACGACTTGGCTGTTTTTTATGCAATAAGCAAAATGGAAAATCCAAAAAACAAAAATGAAGTACCAACGTTAATGTTGGCTGCTGCCTTTGTTATTAGTGAGTTAAAAACAGGTTTTACTATCGGATTTTTGATTTATATACCGTTTTTAATTTTAGATATGGTTGTTTCGAGTGTCCTTTTAGCTATGGGTATGATGATGTTGCCGCCGATGATGGTTTCCATGCCGTTTAAACTTTTACTTTTTGTTATGGTCGACGGTTGGAACTTGTTGGTTGGTTCGCTGGTAAACAGCTTTATTTTATGA
- the fliQ gene encoding flagellar biosynthesis protein FliQ has translation MTQDFVIGFGRQSIELALIISLPMLGIGLIVGLIVSIFQAATQIQEMTLTFIPKIICIFLALLFSFPWIMDKMITFTREVFTNIPLYIK, from the coding sequence ATGACTCAAGATTTTGTTATTGGTTTTGGCAGGCAATCTATAGAACTCGCCTTGATAATTTCTCTGCCTATGTTGGGAATAGGTCTTATCGTTGGGCTTATTGTTAGTATTTTCCAAGCGGCGACCCAAATACAAGAGATGACTTTAACGTTTATTCCCAAAATTATTTGTATCTTTTTGGCTCTGCTTTTTAGCTTTCCTTGGATTATGGATAAAATGATTACCTTTACACGAGAAGTGTTTACCAACATTCCTCTGTATATTAAATAG
- a CDS encoding flagellar basal body-associated FliL family protein: protein MAENEKEKKSGKGKFIIIILVILALLGGGGFAAWKFLLPIINKTESVATEGGHAPGGSTGSTGEAKDNKNANTLETSIVTLPTFVVNLQDPVGRRFIKLSMDIDVVGSGVKDDITRLMPRIKDTINMLLSSKSYADLAMPESKVLLKSEIVERVNLVLGGSKVKDVYFTEFIIQ, encoded by the coding sequence ATGGCTGAAAATGAAAAAGAAAAAAAATCAGGTAAAGGCAAGTTTATTATTATAATTTTGGTAATATTGGCCCTACTTGGTGGCGGTGGCTTTGCCGCTTGGAAATTTTTATTGCCGATTATCAATAAAACGGAAAGCGTTGCAACCGAAGGCGGACATGCCCCAGGTGGCAGTACCGGCAGTACCGGTGAAGCTAAAGACAATAAAAATGCAAACACTCTTGAAACCTCAATAGTTACCTTGCCTACCTTTGTTGTTAACCTTCAAGACCCGGTAGGAAGACGTTTTATTAAACTTAGTATGGACATTGATGTTGTCGGTTCCGGCGTAAAAGACGATATAACCAGACTTATGCCACGCATTAAAGACACCATTAACATGCTCTTGTCGAGCAAGTCTTATGCTGATCTTGCCATGCCTGAGAGTAAAGTTTTATTAAAAAGTGAAATAGTAGAAAGAGTTAACCTTGTTTTAGGTGGCTCAAAAGTAAAAGATGTCTACTTTACCGAATTTATTATTCAGTAG
- a CDS encoding transporter substrate-binding domain-containing protein: MYKNSYLPFYLKTSILLLSLVSFFFSLPNFLSAQTAPQITTLQGQAGASKLGGLPRVVYGFDREFPPFSFENPGGKATGFEVELLELLFKDRAKLFYRPLNWNMVQLELAEGKIQITSGMVETKERAKLFYFSKEPTFRTSIVAFTKVYNRIPNLTFLRGQPVAVEKGSYQQRLLEDFGGINIKLYPTKSDALFALANDDVAAYCGPRESTYFMLRKLNITAVTTVSTPFGFTDMRFAISKERPDLLKFVNDRMDEVVKSGEYNQLYRRWFVQELNEIEIKALIDKAKEASLAAYAPFSNKNMGAAVLTATGNIYIGCNVENAQKELTLSALQGALARTVSEKELEIRAALMVDANGNIVTPSATDYQSFYQLNPGTLFVIEPEKNKRQTYTAAELLLNPTLPKPIDLNIE, translated from the coding sequence ATGTATAAAAATAGTTATTTGCCGTTTTATCTAAAAACAAGTATCTTACTTTTAAGTCTTGTATCGTTCTTTTTTTCCTTGCCTAATTTCTTGTCTGCTCAAACCGCACCCCAAATTACAACCTTGCAAGGACAAGCGGGAGCCAGCAAGCTCGGGGGTTTACCTCGTGTTGTTTATGGTTTTGACCGTGAGTTTCCTCCTTTTTCTTTTGAAAATCCGGGTGGAAAAGCAACGGGTTTTGAAGTAGAGCTACTCGAACTTTTATTTAAAGATAGGGCAAAACTTTTTTATCGCCCCTTAAATTGGAATATGGTTCAATTGGAACTCGCCGAAGGGAAAATACAAATTACCTCAGGCATGGTTGAAACCAAAGAACGAGCCAAATTATTTTATTTTTCAAAAGAACCAACTTTTAGAACAAGTATAGTCGCCTTTACTAAGGTTTATAACCGAATTCCAAATCTAACATTTTTAAGAGGTCAGCCGGTTGCGGTTGAAAAAGGCTCTTATCAACAACGCCTGCTTGAAGATTTTGGCGGAATAAACATTAAGCTTTATCCAACAAAATCCGACGCCTTGTTTGCTCTTGCCAATGACGATGTTGCCGCTTATTGCGGCCCTCGAGAAAGCACATATTTTATGTTGCGAAAATTAAATATAACGGCGGTAACAACGGTTTCAACGCCTTTTGGTTTTACTGATATGCGTTTTGCCATTTCAAAAGAACGCCCCGATCTTTTAAAGTTTGTCAACGATAGAATGGACGAAGTAGTTAAAAGTGGCGAATATAACCAACTTTATCGTCGTTGGTTTGTTCAAGAGCTAAATGAAATAGAAATAAAAGCCTTGATTGATAAAGCCAAAGAGGCGAGTCTTGCCGCTTATGCTCCATTTTCCAACAAGAATATGGGTGCCGCCGTCTTAACGGCTACGGGCAATATTTATATTGGCTGTAATGTGGAAAATGCTCAAAAAGAGCTGACTCTTTCCGCTTTACAAGGTGCCTTGGCTCGTACGGTTAGCGAAAAAGAACTTGAAATAAGAGCCGCCTTAATGGTAGACGCAAACGGCAATATCGTTACGCCGAGTGCCACTGATTACCAATCTTTTTATCAGCTTAACCCGGGAACTTTGTTTGTTATAGAGCCTGAAAAAAATAAACGCCAAACTTATACGGCCGCCGAATTGCTTTTAAACCCGACTCTTCCCAAACCTATTGATCTAAATATTGAATAA